Proteins from one Monodelphis domestica isolate mMonDom1 chromosome 6, mMonDom1.pri, whole genome shotgun sequence genomic window:
- the LOC100617310 gene encoding normal mucosa of esophagus-specific gene 1 protein-like yields the protein MSFLKFMMQKKELIPLITFVSFAGLGATYMSVYSLFKTDVIVNRKKNPEQWENVNPHEAQKLLTIHQKWEPVEELSTVKQLTK from the coding sequence ATGAGCTTCTTAAAATTtatgatgcaaaagaaagaacTTATTCCTTTAATCACATTTGTGAGTTTTGCAGGACTTGGAGCTACCTACATGTCCgtatattcccttttcaaaactGATGTGATTGTTAACAGGAAGAAAAATCCAGAACAATGGGAAAACGTGAATCCTCATGAGGCTCAAAAGCTTTTAACAATTCACCAAAAGTGGGAACCTGTGGAAGAGTTGAGCACAGTCAAACAGTTGACCAAATGA